The following are encoded in a window of Danio aesculapii chromosome 12, fDanAes4.1, whole genome shotgun sequence genomic DNA:
- the wfikkn2b gene encoding WAP, Kazal, immunoglobulin, Kunitz and NTR domain-containing protein 2 — MWWMLFPHWIWFVLGHFLLLIVHRQSVRGMTLQGAAYSHGGICPNDMNPNLWVDAMSTCKRECQTDQECELLEKCCANVCGNRSCVAARYIDTTGKKGPMGMPMEASCDQFMCTQQGSVCDIRDGQPVCKCRDRCEREPQFTCASDGMTYYNKCYMDAEACSKGISLSVVSCRFHLSWPNTSPLPSGTTALPTTALQITTPIQMQAPVILSSPTQQSPFIGDTVSFLCDVVGHPVPEITWQKQSESVHMKPNHVYGNMVVTNIGQLVIYNAQIQDSGIYTCTATNAGGSVQANFPLSVSKPEAVVKVNASVVPVDECFKAPDSDDCGEEKLSWFFDPQRNSCNTFTYRNCSKNQNHFDDYETCMSSCLHDISASCMLPILKGPCKAYELRWAYSSTLHQCMPFIYGGCKANENNFKSKRSCEDACPYPKNHQCKACKPRHKMVSSFCRSDFVLLGRMVDLTEDQDSGRALIMVEEILKDEKMGLKFFGSELLEVTLQNMDWSCPCPNVTTSDEQIVFMGDVHNGMAVLQPDSFVIVSSVRRVQKLREVVSKNTCDILKEFVQS; from the exons ATGTGGTGGATGCTGTTTCCTCACTGGATCTGGTTCGTCTTGGGACACTTTTTGCTGCTGATTGTGCACCGGCAAAGTGTGAGAGGCATGACTTTGCAAGGAGCTGCGTATTCCCACGGAGGGATCTGTCCAAACGACATGAACCCAAACCTGTGGGTTGATGCAATGAGCACCTGCAAACGGGAATGCCAAACTGACCAG GAATGTGAACTGCTTGAGAAGTGCTGCGCCAATGTGTGCGGCAACCGCAGCTGTGTGGCGGCGCGCTATATAGACACTACAGGCAAGAAAGGGCCCATGGGAATGCCAATGGAGGCGTCCTGTGACCAGTTCATGTGCACTCAGCAGGGCTCGGTGTGTGACATCCGGGACGGCCAGCCGGTCTGCAAGTGCCGCGACCGCTGCGAGAGAGAGCCGCAGTTCACCTGCGCATCCGACGGCATGACTTACTATAACAAGTGCTACATGGATGCAGAAGCATGTTCTAAAGGCATCTCATTATCTGTGGTGTCCTGCCGGTTCCATCTCAGCTGGCCAAACACTAGTCCGCTTCCCTCAGGAACCACAGCATTACCAACAACCGCATTACAGATCACCACTCCTATACAAATGCAGGCTCCAGTAATCCTCAGCAGTCCAACACAGCAATCTCCATTCATCGGAGACACCGTTAGCTTTCTCTGTGATGTCGTAGGACATCCCGTTCCTGAGATAACCTGGCAGAAACAGTCGGAGAGCGTGCATATGAAACCCAATCATGTGTACGGAAATATGGTGGTCACTAACATCGGTCAGCTTGTTATTTACAACGCACAGATTCAGGATTCAGGTATTTACACGTGCACGGCTACCAACGCCGGAGGATCCGTTCAAGCAAACTTCCCACTCTCTGTTTCAAAGCCAGAAGCTGTGGTTAAAGTAAACGCCTCCGTTGTTCCTGTTGACGAATGCTTTAAGGCTCCTGACTCCGATGATTGTGGTGAAGAAAAGCTGAGTTGGTTTTTCGACCCGCAGAGAAACAGCTGCAACACGTTCACCTACAGAAACTGCAGCAAAAACCAGAATCACTTTGACGATTATGAAACGTGCATGTCTTCGTGTCTGCATGATATCTCAGCCTCTTGCATGCTTCCGATTCTTAAGGGTCCATGCAAAGCGTATGAGCTTCGCTGGGCGTACAGCAGCACTCTACACCAGTGCATGCCTTTCATCTACGGCGGATGCAAAGCCAACGAAAACAACTTCAAATCCAAACGGTCCTGCGAAGATGCATGCCCGTATCCCAAGAACCATCAATGCAAAGCGTGCAAACCTCGCCACAAGATGGTGAGCAGCTTCTGCAGGAGTGATTTTGTGCTTTTGGGGCGAATGGTAGATCTGACCGAGGATCAGGATTCAGGGCGTGCGCTGATCATGGTGGAGGAGATACTGAAGGATGAGAAAATGGGATTGAAGTTTTTCGGGAGTGAGCTGCTGGAGGTGACTCTGCAGAACATGGACTGGAGCTGTCCGTGTCCCAACGTGACCACGTCTGACGAGCAGATCGTTTTTATGGGGGACGTCCACAACGGGATGGCCGTATTGCAGCCCGATAGCTTCGTCATCGTCTCTAGTGTTCGCCGTGTGCAAAAACTTCGAGAGGTGGTCAGTAAAAACACCTGTGACATTCTCAAAGAGTTCGTGCAGTCGTGA